Proteins encoded together in one Carya illinoinensis cultivar Pawnee chromosome 3, C.illinoinensisPawnee_v1, whole genome shotgun sequence window:
- the LOC122302642 gene encoding LOB domain-containing protein 29-like, producing MTGSGSPCGACKFLRRKCVRGCVFAPYFCHEQGATHFSAIHKVFGASNVSKLLAHLPVSDRCEAAVTISYEAQARLQDPIYGCVSHIFALQQQVVNLQTQLASLKELQAAQNFLDGSVNANPNEKCYGRLSHPQDHVQSWFHSEITNYMMPQCSTNNISNNASTIPYDENVLMENSFGNYRSSVNHEENASNASYEEASHSMSSFDHLHKNNTQWTLQDADYDLQSVAFGYM from the exons ATGACTGGTTCAGGTTCTCCTTGTGGAGCTTGCAAATTCCTGAGAAGGAAATGTGTTAGGGGATGTGTTTTTGCTCCTTATTTCTGCCATGAACAGGGAGCTACCCATTTCTCCGCCATTCATAAGGTTTTCGGTGCAAGTAATGTATCGAAGCTCCTTGCTCACCTCCCGGTGAGTGATCGTTGTGAAGCGGCCGTCACAATCTCGTATGAAGCGCAGGCTAGGCTTCAAGATCCTATTTATGGCTGTGTCtcacatatttttgctcttcAGCAGCAG GTTGTAAATCTACAAACTCAACTAGCATCTCTTAAGGAATTACAAGCAGCTCAAAATTTTCTCGATGGTTCTGTCAATGCAAACCCTAATGAAAAGTGCTACGGAAGACTTTCTCACCCACAAGATCATGTCCAAAGTTGGTTTCACTCAGAAATTACCAATTACATGATGCCACAATGCAGTACAAACAATATCTCCAATAATGCCTCAACAATTCCATACGACGAGAATGTGCTCATGGAGAACTCTTTTGGGAACTACAGAAGTTCAGTCAACCATGAGGAAAATGCCTCAAATGCTTCCTATGAAGAGGCTTCGCATTCCATGTCTTCTTTTGATCACTTGCACAAGAACAACACACAATGGACTCTCCAAGACGCTGATTATGACCTTCAGTCAGTTGCGTTTGGCTATATGTAG
- the LOC122305304 gene encoding uncharacterized protein LOC122305304: protein MVYRPVKGIFNHIHYTNCLKRCGSYQSYVYSVLNRFQLQRSKADKVEADMQKEVSVESEVQKKMCSGSRLSKYSCKDEDLSDRKGRLELAWLTKALEPALQLCRWALPTGDGLRNKPPPDSRSVSEIIASIQRSKIGIQDWSLSDLTIGLFLIYLRQASTNPFEDVKGVQITSDSIVQDLIYHLELAKGCYKGDAAGLSRNSMIRESNVLKFVKNSSLMRPGYYIGVDARRKLVILGIRGTQTVYDLITDIVSSSDGKVTFEGYSTHFGTAEAARWFLTHEMGTIRYCLEKYKGYRLRLVGHSLGGATASLLAIMIRRKSVEELGFSPDIVSAVGYASPPCVSRELAESCSDYVTTIVMQDDIIPRLSIASLTRLRNEILQTDWMSVIEKEDWKNVINLVTNAKQVVSSVQDVARKLADYADFRNKTTYSDVSFREELPAAPVSTLVSTSKKNIVIEKEVAASTVPEELFVPGTVFYLKRNADTRAGISREFFTLWKRHPAEHFQRIVLSSNLISDHKCDSHYYALRDVLKDLPGPNDEAIFR, encoded by the exons ATGGTTTACCGACCCGTGAAGGGTATCTTCAATCATATTC ATTATACTAATTGTCTGAAGAGATGTGGAAGTTATCAAAGTTATGTGTATAGTGTTCTCAATCGGTTTCAGCTGCAACGGTCAAAAGCAGATAAGGTAGAAGCAGATATGCAGAAAGAAGTTTCTGTGGAGTCTGAAGTTCAGAAGAAGATGTGCAGTGGTTCTAGGCTCAGCAAATACAGTTGCAAAGATGAAGATCTGAGTGATAGGAAGGGGAGGTTGGAGCTTGCTTGGCTCACAAAAGCTCTTGAACCAGCTCTGCAATTGTGTAGGTGGGCTCTGCCAACAG GAGATGGATTGAGAAACAAACCCCCACCTGACAGTCGGTCGGTTTCAGAAATTATTGCAAGCATTCAACGGAGTAAGATTGGAATCCAGGATTGGAGCCTGAGTGATCTCACAATTggcttatttcttatttatcttCGTCAAGCATCTACAAATCCATTTGAAGATGTTAAGGGTGTTCAGATCACATCAGACTCAATA GTGCAAGATCTCATCTACCATCTGGAGTTAGCGAAAGGTTGTTATAAGGGTGATGCTGCAGGTCTTTCAAGGAACAGTATGATTCGAGAAAGCAATGTTTTGAAGTTCGTGAAAAATTCCAGTCTGATGAGACCTGGATATTACATTGGGGTTGATGCCCGTAGGAAACTCGTGATCCTTGGAATCCGTGGCACTCAAACTGTCTATGACCTTATCACtgatattgtttcttcgagcgATGGAAAAGTGACATTTGAAGGGTATTCCACCCACTTTGGCACAGCTGAAGCTGCTCGTTGGTTTCTTACTCATGAGATGGGAACTATTAGGTACTGCTTGGAGAAATACAAG GGATATAGGTTAAGACTTGTGGGTCATTCTCTCGGAGGTGCTACAGCTTCTTTACTAGCAATAATGATTCGTAGAAAGTCAGTTGAGGAGCTTGGATTTAGCCCAGACATTGTTTCTGCTGTTGGATATGCCTCTCCACCTTGCGTCTCCAGAGAACTTGCTGAAAGCTGCTCTGATTACGTTACCACCATTGTCATGCAG GATGATATTATACCTAGATTAAGTATTGCTTCTCTAACAAGGCTGAGGAATGAAATCCTTCAAACTGATTG GATGAGTGTGATTGAGAAGGAAGACTggaaaaatgtaataaatttgGTTACAAATGCAAAGCAGGTTGTGTCTTCAGTGCAAGATGTAGCTCGGAAACTTGCAGATTATGCAGACTTTAGGAACAAAACAACTTATTCTG ATGTTTCTTTCAGAGAGGAATTGCCTGCTGCTCCTGTATCCACTTTAGTGTCCACCTCAAAAAAGAATATTGTCATTGAAAAGGAAGTAGCTGCCTCTACAGTTCCTGAAGAGTTATTTGTACCCGGGACTGTCTTCTATCTAAAGAGGAATGCAGACACCCGGGCTGGTATCAGCAGGGAGTTTTTCACACTCTGGAAGAGGCATCCAGCCGAACATTTTCAGAGGATAGTGCTCTCGAGCAACTTAATTTCAGACCACAAGTGTGATAGCCATTACTATGCTTTAAGAGATGTTCTAAAAGATTTGCCAGGTCCTAATGACGAAGCTATTTTCAGATGA